Below is a genomic region from Parageobacillus toebii NBRC 107807.
TAAGGAACTGGCATTATTAGAAGCGGTTGCTTATCAAATCGGGACAGCAATAAAGCGTATCAAGCTCGCGGAAAATGAACAAAAACTTGCGTTAATCGCGGAACGCAACCGCTTAGCGAGAGATTTGCACGATTCGGTGAGCCAATTATTATTTTCGCTGCAGTTGACGGCGCGTGGCGCAAAGGAAATGACGGAAGATGAAACAATAAAAGATATGTTCGCCTACATTCAGCAATTAGCGCAAGAAGCTCTTCAGGAAATGCGGACGCTTATTTGGCAGCTTCGTCCGCACGGTTTGGAACATGGACTTGCCAACGCTTTTCAGCATTACGGAGATATGCTCGGATTAAAAGTAAATGTGGATATTAACGGACTGGTTGATTTACCTAACGAAGTCGAAGAGTGTTTATGGCGAGTGGGGCAAGAAGCATTGAGTAACTGCAAAAAACATGCGGGAGTGTCCGAGGTCGATATTGCCATCCACGCCCAAAAGCACCATGTCCATATGAAGGTACGTGATGAGGGATGCGGATTTTCCAAGGCCGATGGCCATCCTTTTTCTCTCGGCTTAAATAGTATGAAAGAGAGGGTTGCATCGTTAAATGGCGAAATTCATATCGAAAGTTCTGTCGGGGAAGGAACGACCATCGATGTCATCATTCCGTTGAAAAAGGAGAGAGGATAATGGGAATCAACGTGCTTATTGTGGATGACCATCATGTTGTTCGGCGAGGATTAGCATTTTTCCTCAACACGCAAAAGGAAATCAACGTAGTCGGTGAAGCGGCCAATGGCGAAGAAGCGGTGGAACGAGTGAAAGAACTGCAGCCGGATGTCGTGTTAATGGATTTGGTCATGCCGGTCATGGATGGGGTGGAAGCCACGAAAAAAATAAAGGAACTGTCTCCTCATACGAAGATTCTCATTTTAACCAGTTTTTCTGATGTTGATCATGTTATTCCCGCCATTCGCGCCGGCGCGTCGGGGTATCAATTGAAAGATGTGGAACCAGATCAGTTAGTACAGGCGATTATATCTGTGTACCGAGGCGAAAATCAGCTTCATCCGAAAATCACTGCTCATTTGATGACTCACTTGTCCAAAGGGGATCGTGAGGAACAACTTATTGAAACGCTGACGAAGCGGGAAAAAGAAGTGCTCGCTGAAATCGCGAAGGGAAAAAGCAATAAAGAGATTGCTGCAGCATTGATGATTACGGAAAAAACAGTCAAAACGCATGTATCCAATATACTTGCCAAGTTAAATCTTGCAGATCGTACCCAAGCAGCTCTTTATGCCGTAAAACATCTCAGACTTTAGTTGTATTGAGGCTTCGGCTATTTTCGTATGTACAGCTCCCCCGATTTGCCGGCGAAAGAAGCCATTCCTTTGATTACACTATAATCAGAAAAACAAGGAAAAAAGGAGAGAAATGCCATGCATATCGTTGTAGTGAACGGAAGTCCGCGCAAATCGGGGAGAACGGGAATCGTCGCTAGACATATTGCAAAGCAATATGGAGCGCAGCTTATCGATTTAAGTGAAGGAGCCATACCGCTATATAACGGTGAAGCAGGCCAAGAAGAGTTGCCTGCTGTGTGCCAGTTACGCGAACAAATTCAGCAAGCCGATGGCATTGTGCTTTGCTCGCCTGAGTATCACGGCGCCATGAGTGGAGCGTTAAAAAACGCTCTTGATTTTTTAAGCAGCGACCAATTGGAACACAAACCAGTTGCTCTTATCGCGGTAGCAGGGGGAGGAAAAGGTGGAATTAATGCCTTAAACAACATGCGGACGGTGATGCGCAGCCTGCATGCGA
It encodes:
- a CDS encoding NADPH-dependent FMN reductase — translated: MHIVVVNGSPRKSGRTGIVARHIAKQYGAQLIDLSEGAIPLYNGEAGQEELPAVCQLREQIQQADGIVLCSPEYHGAMSGALKNALDFLSSDQLEHKPVALIAVAGGGKGGINALNNMRTVMRSLHANTIPKQLVLDPPSFAGDHLTKPAALQVDDILSELRRYINAAKWWREQA
- a CDS encoding GAF domain-containing sensor histidine kinase, coding for MSKDKQDIQELLTLKSIAETLNECNDLKEMLQTVLKELIQVMRLQCGWIFFVHPKEGYSLIADYQLPPALTWENKKPMCEGGCWCLERYRDGRLQRAANVIECKRLEKAIEEQWGDTNGVTHHASIPLRAGDEKFGVLNVAAPHKISFSNKELALLEAVAYQIGTAIKRIKLAENEQKLALIAERNRLARDLHDSVSQLLFSLQLTARGAKEMTEDETIKDMFAYIQQLAQEALQEMRTLIWQLRPHGLEHGLANAFQHYGDMLGLKVNVDINGLVDLPNEVEECLWRVGQEALSNCKKHAGVSEVDIAIHAQKHHVHMKVRDEGCGFSKADGHPFSLGLNSMKERVASLNGEIHIESSVGEGTTIDVIIPLKKERG
- a CDS encoding response regulator, which gives rise to MGINVLIVDDHHVVRRGLAFFLNTQKEINVVGEAANGEEAVERVKELQPDVVLMDLVMPVMDGVEATKKIKELSPHTKILILTSFSDVDHVIPAIRAGASGYQLKDVEPDQLVQAIISVYRGENQLHPKITAHLMTHLSKGDREEQLIETLTKREKEVLAEIAKGKSNKEIAAALMITEKTVKTHVSNILAKLNLADRTQAALYAVKHLRL